In the Leptospira bourretii genome, one interval contains:
- the fliQ gene encoding flagellar biosynthesis protein FliQ — MTEVDVVNLMREAFIVTLKISSPILITALVVGLIVGILQTTTSIQEPTIAFVPKLVSIFAVIVFFSAWMVRVMTDYTREIFFMIEKI, encoded by the coding sequence ATGACAGAAGTCGATGTTGTCAACTTGATGCGAGAAGCATTCATTGTGACTCTAAAAATTTCTAGTCCCATTTTGATTACTGCACTTGTGGTGGGACTGATTGTTGGGATTTTACAAACTACAACTTCCATCCAAGAACCTACCATTGCCTTTGTTCCGAAACTAGTTTCTATTTTTGCTGTGATTGTATTTTTTTCAGCTTGGATGGTGCGAGTGATGACGGACTACACTCGTGAAATTTTTTTTATGATAGAAAAGATATGA